The Lycium barbarum isolate Lr01 chromosome 9, ASM1917538v2, whole genome shotgun sequence genome has a segment encoding these proteins:
- the LOC132611853 gene encoding uncharacterized protein LOC132611853, with amino-acid sequence MTTYPMVKKFKFCCTNTMAEYEPCILGLRMTLDMEIHELLVIGDSDLLIHQVQGEWATKNAKILPYVNLAQRLYKTFKEIEFKHTPRAQNEFADGLATIASMIQHPESSHIDPLEISLREEHAYCSQLEVEPDGKSWYTDIKTYLEKEEYPESTIRNQRKTIRRMANGFFLRAGYYWMTRETDCCKFVQRCHQCQIHRDLIRVLPSELNVMS; translated from the coding sequence ATGACAACATATCCAATGGTCAAAAAGTTTAAGTTCTGTTGCACCAACACTATGGCAGAATACGAACCATGCATCCTAGGGCTTCGAATGACCCTTGACATGGAGATTCACGAGTTATTGGTGATAGGCGACTCAGATCTGCTAATTCACCAAGTACAAGGAGAGTGGGCCACTAAGAATGCCAAAATCTTGCCATATGTGAATCTTGCACAAAGATTGTACAAAACGTTCAAGGAGATTGAGTTCAAGCACACACCGAGGGCTCAAAATGAATTCGCCGATGGGCTCGCTACCATAGCATCCATGATACAGCATCCTGAAAGCAGCCATATTGACCCACTTGAGATAAGCTTGAGAGAAGAGCATGCTTACTGTTCTCAATTGGAGGTAGAACCCGATGGCAAGTCTTGGTATACTGATATAAAGACATACTTGGAGAAGGAAGAATATCCCGAAAgcaccataagaaatcaaaggaaaactatcCGGCGAATGGCTAATGGATTCTTCTTACGAGCAGGCTACTACTGGATGACAAGGGAAACCGATTGTTGTAAGTTCGTGCAGAGatgccatcaatgccaaatccatAGAGACCTAATCAGAGTCCTACCAAGTGAACTTAATGTCATGAGCTAA